The following proteins are encoded in a genomic region of Candidatus Thermokryptus mobilis:
- a CDS encoding sigma 54-interacting transcriptional regulator translates to MLASFKKIIIALLISIFVIFLRLLDLSLLNELDRLFYQVKFKFRGEGQIDSSIIFLYVDDAEIHSLGGYPLKRTYWALLVKILTELDVKVIGLDLIIAEKNPDYPERDAILISTIKGSERVCLAGSFAEIEGKFNGKGLIKPFDEILEAANGFGHLNYISNGFPSKIPLFISSENEPIPSFSLELARLYYELEKDSIKVLNGKVVLGNTEIPLSDGCMLINYCGGTKSLQMYSVAEFISSYDAFKFGGEAKIDFKKFKDKIVLIGIYSENLGQVVQTPFDDKFPATGVHAMALDTILRRKFLTEIPLPFEFVLIFLSTALVIYIFFSEKISPLKKIALSLLTPLIFLTITIILFTLGISISIYPILSLAGAFSTGLIYILEVQRRKTVELELERERVEELIREKELLISELKDKIENLEGEDEKSKAMSNLENVYSQVRELTSRFEDLSAFEITREEKVENFEGIIYIDGGKMSEVISTIKKIAQSDVPVLITGENGVGKELVAMAIHRTSDRRDKKFIAVNCSAIPETLLESELFGYEKGAFTGAFQRKKGIFETADGGTIFLDEIAETSEQFQTKILRIVQSGEFNKVGGREILKVNVRIIAATNKDLERAVKEGKFREDLYYRLNVIRIHIPPLRERKEEIPALVEHFLKKFKAEDMRVSTAVMEALLNYDWPGNVRQLESAIRRGIIFAKSDGRNLIQLKDIPDEIINFVRGKMDIEGQILNLLREKKFSHSSISETANELGLNRGTVAEYLRGICFRYLYESNFDIDKASREIAGNDKESIERVKKKILEHLENFFELLSSSGQNLEIKALIKSKYKNLPSRYHLYLEQTARIYLSGEMLGNLKPSVSKGKPSI, encoded by the coding sequence GACTCATCAATTATCTTCTTATATGTTGACGATGCCGAGATTCATTCACTTGGAGGTTATCCGTTAAAAAGGACCTATTGGGCGCTTCTCGTAAAAATTTTGACCGAGCTTGATGTCAAAGTGATAGGGCTTGACTTAATAATTGCGGAAAAGAATCCAGATTATCCCGAAAGAGACGCAATACTTATCTCAACCATAAAGGGCTCAGAAAGAGTATGCCTTGCCGGAAGCTTCGCTGAAATTGAAGGAAAATTTAACGGCAAAGGTTTAATCAAACCATTTGATGAAATTCTTGAAGCAGCAAATGGATTTGGACATTTAAATTATATCTCAAATGGTTTCCCATCAAAAATCCCACTTTTCATATCAAGTGAAAACGAGCCGATACCTTCTTTTTCACTTGAACTTGCGAGGTTATATTATGAACTTGAGAAAGATTCAATAAAAGTTTTAAACGGTAAGGTTGTTCTTGGGAACACTGAAATACCTTTAAGTGATGGCTGTATGCTGATAAATTACTGTGGTGGGACTAAATCGTTGCAAATGTATTCCGTTGCGGAATTTATAAGTTCATACGATGCATTTAAATTTGGTGGTGAAGCGAAAATTGACTTCAAAAAGTTCAAGGATAAAATTGTTTTGATTGGGATTTACAGTGAAAACCTCGGTCAAGTCGTTCAAACACCATTTGATGACAAATTTCCAGCAACGGGGGTTCACGCAATGGCGCTTGACACGATATTGAGAAGGAAATTTTTAACCGAGATACCCCTGCCATTTGAATTCGTGTTAATTTTTCTTTCCACCGCGCTGGTCATTTATATCTTCTTTTCAGAAAAAATTTCACCCCTGAAAAAAATAGCACTTTCACTTCTAACACCCCTGATTTTCTTAACCATCACTATCATTTTATTTACACTTGGGATATCAATTTCAATTTATCCAATTTTAAGTTTAGCTGGGGCATTTTCAACTGGGCTTATTTACATCCTTGAGGTTCAAAGGAGAAAAACCGTTGAACTTGAGCTTGAAAGAGAGAGAGTTGAAGAGTTGATCCGCGAGAAAGAGTTGCTTATAAGCGAGCTCAAGGACAAAATTGAGAACCTTGAAGGTGAGGATGAAAAGAGCAAAGCAATGTCAAACCTTGAAAATGTTTACAGTCAGGTAAGGGAATTAACATCAAGATTTGAGGATTTATCGGCTTTTGAGATCACAAGGGAAGAAAAAGTTGAAAACTTTGAAGGGATAATTTACATTGATGGCGGGAAGATGTCGGAAGTTATTTCAACAATTAAAAAAATCGCACAATCTGATGTCCCTGTTCTGATAACGGGTGAAAATGGAGTTGGGAAAGAACTTGTTGCAATGGCGATACATAGAACGAGCGACCGCAGGGATAAGAAGTTTATCGCTGTAAATTGCTCGGCGATTCCAGAGACGCTACTTGAAAGCGAACTCTTTGGTTATGAGAAGGGAGCTTTCACAGGTGCATTTCAAAGAAAAAAAGGAATTTTTGAAACAGCCGATGGCGGAACAATTTTCCTTGATGAAATCGCAGAAACGAGTGAGCAATTTCAGACGAAAATTTTAAGGATCGTTCAGTCGGGCGAATTCAACAAGGTTGGTGGAAGGGAAATTTTAAAAGTGAATGTAAGGATAATTGCAGCGACAAATAAAGACCTTGAAAGAGCTGTGAAAGAGGGTAAGTTTAGAGAAGACCTTTATTACAGATTAAATGTAATTCGCATCCATATACCGCCCCTAAGAGAAAGGAAGGAAGAAATACCAGCTCTTGTTGAACACTTTTTAAAAAAGTTTAAAGCAGAAGATATGAGGGTTTCAACTGCCGTAATGGAGGCACTTTTAAATTACGATTGGCCAGGAAATGTACGACAGTTGGAAAGCGCGATCAGACGAGGAATTATTTTTGCAAAGTCGGATGGAAGAAATTTAATACAACTCAAAGACATACCAGATGAAATCATAAACTTTGTCCGAGGGAAGATGGACATTGAAGGGCAAATTTTAAATCTTTTAAGGGAGAAGAAATTTTCACACAGTTCAATATCAGAGACAGCAAACGAACTCGGGTTGAACCGTGGCACTGTTGCTGAATACCTTCGCGGAATTTGTTTCAGATATTTATACGAGAGCAACTTTGACATTGATAAGGCATCCCGTGAAATCGCCGGGAACGATAAAGAATCCATTGAAAGGGTCAAGAAAAAAATTCTTGAGCATCTTGAAAACTTTTTTGAGCTACTTTCATCATCTGGGCAAAATTTGGAAATAAAAGCATTGATAAAGTCAAAATATAAAAATCTTCCATCCCGATATCACCTTTATCTTGAGCAGACCGCAAGGATATACTTAAGCGGAGAAATGCTTGGAAATTTAAAACCCAGCGTTTCAAAGGGAAAACCCAGCATTTGA